In one Zalophus californianus isolate mZalCal1 chromosome 10, mZalCal1.pri.v2, whole genome shotgun sequence genomic region, the following are encoded:
- the POP7 gene encoding ribonuclease P protein subunit p20, with product MAENREPRGAVEAELDPVEYTLRKRLPHRLPRRPNDIYVNMKTDFKAQLARCQKLLDGGARGQNSCSEIYIHGLGLAINRAINIALQLQAGSFGSLQVAANTSTVELVDELEPETDTREPLTRIRNNSAIHIRVFRVAPK from the coding sequence ATGGCGGAAAACCGAGAGCCCCGCGGGGCCGTCGAGGCTGAGCTGGATCCGGTGGAGTATACCCTTCGGAAGCGGCTCCCCCACCGCCTGCCCCGGAGGCCCAATGACATCTATGTCAACATGAAGACTGACTTTAAGGCCCAGTTGGCTCGCTGCCAAAAGCTTCTGGACGGAGGGGCTCGGGGTCAGAATTCATGCAGTGAGATCTACATTCATGGCTTGGGCCTGGCCATCAACCGTGCCATCAACATTGCCCTACAGCTTCAGGCAGGCAGCTTCGGGTCCTTGCAGGTGGCTGCCAATACCTCCACCGTGGAGCTTGTCGATGAGCTGGAACCAGAGACTGATACACGAGAGCCTCTGACCCGCATCCGCAACAACTCGGCCATCCACATCCGGGTCTTCAGGGTTGCACCCAAGTAA